From Pseudovibrio sp. Tun.PSC04-5.I4, a single genomic window includes:
- a CDS encoding site-specific DNA-methyltransferase has product MTSPETIRIGDLPCQIRLGDVLERLREVPGDSVECVVTSPPYWGLRDYGVEGQLGLEPTLKEHIDKMVEVFEEVRRVLKPEGTCWINYGDCYATTPAGHKANADGRIRSGKDDRTFTQKPFSTIQGSLKPKDLCMVPNRLAIALQDAGWWVRGEIIWAKPNPMPESIRDRPASAHEKIWLVTKSARYFYDAEAVRQPVSGGTKSRGIKRRPPIEEAGQGHKNWCSYMGDEVEKRTHRNLRNFEPAPLEVWNVATRPFPEAHFATFPPELAQRCIKAGCPRGGVVLDPFGGAGTTGLVALRLGRQAILIELNPDYAAIAQERIAQDWMGPDELKSQQAATDLDAGPLFSRTEPTEVCNA; this is encoded by the coding sequence ATGACCTCTCCTGAAACCATCCGTATTGGTGATTTGCCCTGTCAAATTCGGTTGGGTGATGTGCTTGAGCGTTTGCGCGAGGTGCCTGGTGACAGCGTTGAGTGCGTCGTGACCTCGCCACCTTACTGGGGCTTGAGGGATTACGGCGTTGAAGGGCAGTTGGGACTTGAGCCAACGCTTAAAGAGCATATCGATAAGATGGTTGAGGTGTTCGAGGAAGTTCGACGCGTACTGAAACCAGAAGGCACCTGCTGGATCAATTACGGCGACTGCTACGCCACCACTCCGGCAGGGCACAAAGCGAATGCTGATGGGCGGATCCGAAGCGGAAAAGATGACCGAACTTTCACGCAAAAACCTTTCTCGACAATTCAAGGCAGCTTGAAGCCGAAAGATCTCTGCATGGTGCCCAATCGACTGGCAATTGCGCTGCAAGATGCGGGCTGGTGGGTGCGCGGTGAGATCATCTGGGCAAAGCCTAATCCGATGCCTGAAAGCATTCGTGACAGGCCTGCAAGTGCTCATGAGAAAATCTGGCTCGTTACTAAATCGGCTCGCTATTTCTACGATGCCGAAGCGGTTCGACAGCCAGTATCTGGCGGAACTAAATCGAGAGGGATAAAGCGGCGCCCTCCGATAGAGGAAGCAGGCCAGGGCCATAAGAATTGGTGTTCTTATATGGGGGATGAAGTTGAGAAGAGGACGCATCGAAATCTTCGTAACTTTGAACCTGCTCCACTTGAAGTTTGGAATGTGGCAACGCGGCCATTTCCCGAGGCTCATTTTGCAACCTTCCCGCCAGAGTTGGCGCAGCGGTGTATTAAGGCGGGTTGCCCAAGAGGCGGCGTTGTCCTCGATCCGTTTGGCGGGGCTGGCACAACTGGCCTTGTCGCGCTGCGTCTTGGCAGACAGGCGATCCTGATTGAACTCAATCCAGACTACGCAGCGATAGCGCAGGAGCGCATCGCGCAAGATTGGATGGGGCCTGATGAACTGAAATCACAACAAGCAGCGACTGATTTGGATGCTGGTCCGCTGTTCTCCCGAACTGAGCCAACGGAGGTTTGTAATGCGTGA
- a CDS encoding transcription termination/antitermination NusG family protein codes for MKMTAPNAGNKALEQDYMLLRALMTKSSLEWIVVQTNPNCEDRAHASITATGAIAYLPKIPAIRKVKRSGKVIDVSGPMFPRYLFVGLDCNERGSCDQVRSCDGVEKILACSQEQAPHRVPLAEMLRILETACEAQVGKKPTTGQLFSVGSDILLVAGVGATLKGVVSKLRAGGQTLKVELKAFGRTTTAIVPADKVELR; via the coding sequence ATGAAGATGACTGCGCCCAATGCCGGGAATAAAGCTCTCGAGCAGGACTACATGCTGCTACGAGCCCTGATGACTAAATCATCGCTTGAATGGATTGTGGTGCAAACCAATCCAAACTGTGAGGATCGAGCACACGCAAGCATCACTGCCACGGGTGCGATTGCCTACTTGCCGAAGATACCTGCGATACGAAAAGTGAAGCGATCCGGCAAAGTTATTGACGTCAGTGGCCCAATGTTTCCGCGCTATCTGTTTGTTGGTTTAGACTGTAATGAGAGGGGGAGCTGTGATCAGGTGCGGTCCTGCGACGGTGTGGAAAAGATATTGGCATGCTCCCAAGAGCAGGCTCCCCACCGTGTACCTCTCGCTGAGATGCTTCGTATTCTGGAAACCGCCTGTGAAGCTCAGGTCGGTAAAAAGCCCACGACCGGTCAGCTCTTTAGCGTGGGAAGTGATATCCTCCTTGTGGCTGGAGTTGGGGCTACACTCAAGGGTGTAGTGAGCAAGCTTAGAGCGGGAGGACAAACGCTGAAGGTAGAGCTGAAAGCGTTTGGCCGAACCACAACGGCAATTGTGCCAGCTGATAAAGTGGAACTTCGTTAA
- a CDS encoding MarR family transcriptional regulator — protein sequence MHNYEDIMRMFAEMQAIELVYDRKTRSYDETDDKYTSQEVHLLEYICDHPKITVTKLAEVFYKSKSAISHTMKRLEQSGLIDVHKNSEDMRFFDIYVTTKGHDINKAHKAVDKMYCDKMDDYIGHFSKTEMATIMQFLNDYHRYRRDTSL from the coding sequence ATGCATAATTATGAAGACATCATGCGAATGTTTGCAGAAATGCAGGCGATTGAACTGGTTTATGATCGTAAGACGCGCTCCTACGATGAGACAGACGATAAATATACGTCTCAGGAAGTCCACCTTCTAGAATACATTTGTGACCACCCAAAAATTACCGTTACCAAGCTTGCAGAGGTTTTCTACAAGTCAAAAAGCGCTATTTCTCACACCATGAAGCGGTTGGAGCAAAGCGGTTTAATCGATGTTCACAAAAACTCGGAGGATATGCGCTTCTTCGATATTTATGTCACCACCAAGGGCCACGACATCAACAAGGCCCACAAAGCGGTAGACAAAATGTACTGCGATAAAATGGATGACTACATCGGGCATTTCTCAAAGACGGAAATGGCAACTATTATGCAATTTCTGAATGATTATCATCGTTACAGACGCGATACTTCCCTTTAG
- a CDS encoding helix-turn-helix domain-containing protein gives MSEDRKAWSWRQAFCKSDLQGPTRAVLQAMSMFMNAVGESCYPSIEDLVEYSGYSKNAVLKHIDIAKEAGWIEVSQHGFRGQRWKRQEYVARWPERDLVAPSTSERMVKNAEFEKKGGAPPAPAPSKKVVHEVDEGGARGGPKAVHEVDQDKNSPLNNPIQYQSRGESARVKLKMIKMTIAALSLTKRGFEG, from the coding sequence ATGAGCGAAGACCGAAAGGCCTGGAGTTGGCGGCAAGCCTTCTGCAAGTCTGATCTTCAGGGGCCGACAAGAGCCGTATTGCAAGCTATGAGCATGTTCATGAATGCGGTTGGCGAGAGTTGTTACCCTTCCATAGAGGACTTGGTGGAGTACAGCGGCTACAGCAAGAATGCAGTTTTGAAGCATATCGACATAGCAAAAGAGGCTGGTTGGATTGAGGTCTCACAGCATGGCTTTCGAGGGCAAAGATGGAAGCGCCAAGAGTATGTCGCGCGGTGGCCAGAGCGTGATTTAGTCGCTCCCAGCACATCTGAGCGTATGGTCAAAAATGCTGAGTTTGAGAAAAAAGGCGGTGCACCTCCTGCACCAGCTCCCTCAAAAAAGGTGGTGCACGAGGTGGATGAAGGTGGTGCACGTGGTGGACCTAAGGCGGTGCACGAGGTGGACCAAGATAAGAACAGTCCACTTAACAATCCAATCCAATACCAGTCCAGAGGAGAGAGTGCGCGCGTGAAGTTGAAAATGATAAAAATGACAATAGCGGCACTGTCACTCACGAAACGTGGGTTCGAAGGCTGA
- a CDS encoding IS91 family transposase: protein MPRPSVEVADILRDHGAAWRAANAGHVSLSQLKVMSAIECCRTAALGGHVAHCTDCGHEHIAYNSCRNRHCPKCQSGAAKTWLAAREAELLPVRYFHLVFTLPKPITDLAYQNKRKIYNLLMRASADTVIKIAADPKHLGARVGITSVLHTWGSAMTHHPHVHMIVPGGGLSADGEKWIACRKNFFLSVRVLSRLYRRLILQGLVRLHKAGKLQFFGDYADLIKPDAFEAFLKPLRKIDWVVYAKQPFAGPKAVLAYLSRYTHRVAISNSRLIRADERGVTFRVKDYRVTGPRRHKTMLLKTDEFIRRFMIHVLPKGQHRIRHYGFFGNGTRAANIARIRVLLRAKAPDNAQSDQETAGSAAQAPRTLAFPCPGCGGQLIIKDTFAPQHQPRAPPTTSRAAL from the coding sequence ATGCCCCGTCCATCTGTGGAGGTTGCGGATATCCTCCGTGATCACGGGGCTGCCTGGCGTGCGGCGAACGCGGGTCATGTCAGTCTGAGCCAATTGAAAGTGATGAGCGCGATTGAGTGCTGCCGTACAGCAGCGCTCGGCGGACATGTTGCCCATTGCACCGACTGCGGGCATGAGCACATCGCCTACAATTCGTGCCGCAACCGTCACTGTCCCAAATGTCAGTCCGGCGCCGCAAAAACATGGCTGGCTGCGCGGGAAGCTGAGCTGCTGCCTGTGCGATATTTCCACCTTGTCTTTACATTGCCAAAACCGATCACTGATCTTGCCTATCAGAACAAACGCAAGATCTACAATCTTTTGATGCGGGCCAGCGCGGACACGGTGATCAAAATAGCCGCCGATCCCAAGCACCTTGGCGCGCGGGTCGGGATCACCTCGGTGCTCCATACCTGGGGCTCGGCAATGACGCACCATCCTCACGTGCATATGATCGTTCCGGGAGGAGGGCTTTCGGCGGATGGAGAAAAGTGGATCGCCTGCCGCAAAAACTTCTTCCTGTCTGTCCGGGTTTTATCCCGTTTGTACCGGCGTCTTATTCTGCAAGGGCTGGTCAGGCTGCACAAAGCTGGAAAACTGCAATTCTTCGGTGATTATGCTGACCTCATCAAGCCGGACGCCTTCGAGGCCTTCCTCAAGCCGCTGCGCAAAATAGACTGGGTCGTCTACGCCAAGCAACCCTTTGCCGGACCAAAAGCTGTTCTGGCATATCTGTCGCGCTACACTCATAGGGTTGCGATTTCAAATAGCCGCTTGATCAGGGCCGATGAGCGCGGTGTCACGTTCCGCGTCAAGGATTACCGCGTGACTGGTCCCAGACGGCATAAGACCATGCTCCTGAAAACCGACGAGTTCATCCGCCGGTTCATGATCCATGTTCTGCCAAAAGGCCAACACCGCATCCGCCACTACGGCTTCTTTGGTAATGGAACCCGCGCCGCCAATATTGCCAGGATCAGGGTATTACTCAGGGCCAAAGCGCCAGATAACGCTCAAAGCGATCAGGAGACTGCTGGCAGTGCCGCCCAAGCCCCCCGCACGCTCGCATTCCCTTGTCCGGGCTGCGGCGGCCAGTTGATCATCAAGGACACTTTTGCCCCACAACACCAGCCCAGAGCGCCACCAACCACGTCGAGGGCCGCCCTATGA
- a CDS encoding MalY/PatB family protein: MTYDLDRIVDRTGTDSIKWEYIERNFPDAKPDTLSMWVADMDFACAPAIVTAIKDRADKEIFGYNYATSEAYSESVVGWFKRRFDWDVEQEKLAYSPGIIPALNFLVNILCNEGEGVIIQRPVYYPFTRIIEENKRKLVNNSLLYVDGSYEMDFVDLEQQLKDPNNKILMFCSPQNPTGRVWTKEELSRVIALCKENDVWIISDEIHFDLVKKGIVHTPLEMIDPSYKDKIITCTAPSKSFNLAGLQISNIIIHDEALRTEWKQFTHMQLGIEGPNSFAMAATQAAYNDGEEWLDEVNAYIDNNFNYMEAFVKEHLPKVKMVEREGTYLAWLDFRGYGLTEDALRLLMIKEANLTLDDGFIFGAEGTGFQRFNLACPNSFVVRCMASIQKAVSTLG; the protein is encoded by the coding sequence ATGACATATGACCTCGATAGAATAGTTGACCGTACTGGCACCGACTCCATCAAATGGGAATACATTGAGCGCAATTTTCCAGATGCAAAACCAGACACACTTTCCATGTGGGTTGCGGATATGGATTTTGCCTGCGCACCGGCAATCGTGACGGCGATCAAGGATCGGGCTGACAAGGAGATTTTCGGCTACAATTACGCAACGAGCGAAGCCTATAGCGAGAGTGTCGTTGGATGGTTCAAAAGACGTTTTGACTGGGATGTTGAGCAAGAAAAGCTTGCCTACTCTCCCGGTATTATCCCAGCACTCAACTTCCTTGTGAACATTCTTTGTAATGAAGGGGAAGGAGTGATCATCCAACGGCCGGTTTACTACCCGTTCACCCGTATTATCGAGGAGAACAAGCGTAAACTGGTCAACAACAGTCTGCTTTATGTTGATGGCAGTTACGAGATGGACTTTGTCGATCTGGAGCAGCAACTCAAAGACCCGAACAACAAGATCCTGATGTTCTGCAGCCCACAGAACCCAACGGGCCGGGTTTGGACCAAAGAAGAATTGAGCCGCGTTATCGCTCTTTGTAAAGAGAACGATGTCTGGATCATTTCTGATGAAATCCACTTTGATCTGGTGAAGAAGGGCATTGTTCACACTCCTCTGGAGATGATTGACCCGTCTTACAAAGATAAGATCATCACCTGTACAGCGCCAAGTAAGTCCTTCAACCTTGCAGGCTTACAAATCTCCAACATCATAATTCATGATGAAGCACTGCGCACGGAGTGGAAGCAATTCACTCACATGCAGCTTGGCATTGAAGGTCCAAATTCCTTTGCCATGGCAGCAACGCAAGCAGCGTACAATGATGGAGAAGAGTGGCTGGATGAGGTCAACGCTTACATCGACAACAACTTCAATTACATGGAGGCGTTCGTAAAAGAGCACCTGCCTAAAGTGAAGATGGTTGAGCGTGAAGGCACTTATCTGGCCTGGTTGGATTTCCGTGGATACGGATTAACCGAGGACGCGCTTCGCCTTCTGATGATCAAGGAAGCAAACCTGACATTGGATGATGGGTTTATTTTTGGCGCAGAAGGCACCGGGTTCCAGAGGTTTAACCTCGCCTGTCCAAACTCCTTTGTTGTCAGATGCATGGCATCTATCCAAAAAGCAGTTTCCACACTTGGATAA
- a CDS encoding tyrosine-type recombinase/integrase has protein sequence MPLQKPTTTTPLRARMIADMSARNLGPASKTSHLRACKRFAAWLARSPQTATADDVRRFQQHLIESGVSICTRNQTMSGVKFLFKVSLRRHDLVAEIFHLKEPDRVPLVLSQKEVKRILDLAPSLKARVMLSLAYGCGLRAGEIVRLSAGDIDSAQNIIRIVQAKGHKDRNVMLPSDILGLLREWWRERPTGQDNNVPVPERILFPGYRGKPLSTRHLSRLFHETARQADITKHVTLHTLRHSFATHLLERGVDIRVIQVLLGHAKLTTTARYVRVATGMIAAVASPLDDLSRSSRKKGQARSS, from the coding sequence ATGCCCCTCCAGAAACCAACGACCACGACCCCACTTCGCGCCCGTATGATTGCGGATATGAGTGCGCGCAATCTTGGCCCAGCATCCAAGACCAGTCACTTGCGCGCCTGCAAGCGCTTTGCGGCCTGGCTCGCCCGATCTCCGCAGACGGCAACTGCAGATGATGTGAGGCGGTTCCAACAGCACCTGATCGAGAGCGGCGTGAGCATCTGCACCCGCAATCAGACCATGTCAGGCGTCAAGTTTTTGTTCAAGGTGAGTTTGCGGCGACATGATCTGGTGGCAGAGATCTTCCACCTCAAAGAACCGGACCGGGTGCCGCTGGTGCTCAGCCAAAAGGAGGTCAAGCGCATTCTGGACCTGGCACCCAGTTTGAAAGCGCGTGTCATGTTATCCTTGGCCTATGGCTGCGGACTGCGCGCGGGCGAGATTGTTCGCTTGAGCGCTGGTGATATCGACAGCGCCCAGAACATCATCCGCATTGTCCAGGCGAAGGGACACAAGGATCGCAATGTTATGCTGCCTTCGGATATTTTAGGGTTGCTGCGTGAGTGGTGGAGGGAACGCCCAACCGGTCAGGATAACAATGTGCCTGTCCCTGAGCGTATTCTTTTCCCCGGCTATCGCGGCAAACCTCTCTCAACACGGCATTTATCGCGGCTGTTCCATGAGACAGCCAGACAAGCCGATATCACCAAACACGTGACGCTGCATACGTTGCGCCATTCCTTTGCAACCCATCTTCTGGAGCGCGGCGTCGACATCCGGGTGATCCAGGTGCTGCTTGGCCATGCTAAACTCACGACAACGGCGCGGTATGTACGGGTTGCCACGGGCATGATTGCGGCGGTGGCCAGCCCGCTGGATGACCTGAGCCGGTCCAGTCGGAAGAAAGGCCAGGCCAGGTCTTCGTAG
- a CDS encoding CoA transferase → MTEIFWNELSLAVFGANTAPPVIQYTGRLPGPLPVTELLAESVGLAGVALACLRGQSSEDVFVDGRLTAFWGLTSCEPIDWTPQEPWDPLSSIFKGRDGWIRLHTNAPHHKAVATSLLGNTVTQEDAAAEIANRSVVQLETDFIAAGGAAARLITWNDWQAHPQGRVISQSPLVEWSQAKPARAPTKLQEADYSSERPLSGLKVLDLTRVLAGPVATRTLAGYGAQVLRIDPADWDDPGLLHDTTIGKHCAELDLTSSSDRALFVDLLRQADVLVHGYRPGALEGLGFDAASLDQINPAHICISLSAYGRQGPWSERRGFDSLVQFSTGIADLCSDGHGLPGKLPVQALDHAAGYVIAACVFEALRVAKSGRIISAQTSLARIAWMLSRTDQTDGDDDPIPPKVKGDFASSIETSDWGNLKRLRPPLTVRDAPMIWDTPSGELRRHPASWD, encoded by the coding sequence GTGACCGAAATCTTTTGGAATGAGTTAAGTCTGGCAGTGTTTGGTGCAAATACGGCCCCTCCTGTGATCCAATATACCGGACGGTTGCCTGGCCCTTTGCCGGTTACGGAGTTGCTGGCCGAAAGCGTCGGACTCGCCGGTGTTGCTTTAGCGTGCTTGCGCGGGCAATCATCGGAGGACGTCTTTGTGGATGGTCGCCTCACCGCGTTCTGGGGGCTGACATCCTGCGAACCAATCGATTGGACCCCGCAAGAACCTTGGGACCCGCTATCTTCCATCTTTAAAGGCAGAGACGGCTGGATTCGCCTCCATACCAACGCGCCCCACCACAAAGCAGTCGCCACGAGTCTCCTTGGCAATACTGTCACGCAAGAGGACGCAGCGGCGGAGATTGCCAATCGATCAGTTGTGCAGCTTGAAACCGATTTTATCGCAGCGGGTGGAGCCGCAGCGCGCCTGATCACATGGAATGACTGGCAAGCACACCCACAGGGGCGCGTCATCTCGCAAAGCCCTTTGGTGGAATGGTCTCAAGCTAAACCAGCGCGAGCGCCTACGAAATTGCAAGAGGCGGATTACAGTTCGGAGCGACCATTGTCTGGACTGAAGGTCCTTGATCTGACACGGGTCCTTGCAGGCCCTGTGGCCACACGCACTTTGGCTGGGTATGGTGCACAAGTTCTTCGTATTGATCCTGCCGACTGGGATGATCCGGGCCTTTTGCATGACACTACCATCGGCAAGCACTGTGCCGAGTTGGATCTGACGAGTTCTTCAGATCGGGCACTCTTTGTGGACTTGCTGCGTCAGGCAGACGTACTTGTGCACGGCTACCGTCCCGGCGCTTTGGAAGGGCTTGGCTTTGATGCCGCCAGTCTCGATCAGATTAACCCGGCGCACATCTGCATTAGCCTCAGCGCGTATGGCCGACAGGGCCCGTGGTCAGAACGTCGTGGCTTTGACAGTCTTGTTCAATTCAGCACAGGGATTGCGGACTTGTGCAGTGATGGCCATGGCCTACCGGGAAAACTGCCCGTACAAGCTCTGGACCATGCAGCAGGGTATGTAATAGCCGCTTGCGTTTTCGAAGCGCTCCGCGTCGCAAAATCCGGTCGAATTATATCAGCTCAAACATCGCTTGCGCGGATTGCATGGATGCTAAGTAGGACTGATCAAACCGATGGTGATGATGACCCTATTCCCCCCAAGGTCAAAGGCGATTTTGCGTCATCGATTGAAACGAGCGACTGGGGTAACCTGAAACGGTTGCGGCCACCTTTGACCGTTCGAGATGCACCGATGATCTGGGATACCCCCTCTGGTGAGCTGCGGCGCCATCCCGCATCATGGGATTAG
- a CDS encoding Na+/H+ antiporter NhaC family protein — protein MTTLRNPRKPSVLEAFSCLAVLLIAILGGVIGYGMSIGIAMIISAAYTLLIGLRCGYSWKDIEDGINDKIKDIIDVLIIVLGIGFVIATWMFSGTIPVTIYYLLKVVDPSYIVAFAFVACSLTAIAIGTSWGTAGTVGVVMIGMGQVLDVHLPLMAGAVVSGSMFGQIFSPMSDMCNLASSVNRVSVYSTLKGTAIVVFPTAAIATVAYIFLGMSYSTGTATADTAQMFSTQIESLFNTNPVVILPLLLLLGCSLKRLPVVPSMFAAGFLAILFGYFFNGFNLIDGFNAGYNGFKLDMIPGADIAAIAPQVKSLVNRGGLDSMGWMFVLMFAAMTFIGAFTAVGCLDVIVETLFGGVKKKGSLVLASVLATLTTAITTTESYIAVIVPTELFRDKYKQFNLPRVSLSVSTLSASAIFIPLIPWGSTGIYMAGVTGTSVLSYIPFAFLCWGCAIVTVVFGYLNIGPKTDDEFDAAAESLGQEALSNEPAE, from the coding sequence ATGACCACTTTAAGAAACCCAAGAAAACCGAGCGTGCTGGAAGCATTCTCGTGTCTGGCAGTGCTGCTCATTGCCATCCTTGGCGGCGTTATCGGGTACGGTATGTCCATAGGTATCGCGATGATCATATCTGCCGCTTACACGTTACTGATCGGCCTTCGTTGCGGATATTCATGGAAAGATATTGAAGACGGCATCAACGATAAGATCAAGGACATAATTGACGTTCTGATTATCGTTTTGGGCATCGGCTTTGTAATTGCAACATGGATGTTCTCGGGCACCATTCCTGTTACAATTTACTACCTGCTGAAAGTTGTTGACCCAAGCTACATCGTTGCATTCGCTTTTGTTGCATGTTCTCTCACCGCCATCGCAATCGGCACCTCCTGGGGCACAGCGGGCACGGTTGGCGTGGTGATGATCGGCATGGGGCAGGTTCTAGATGTTCATTTGCCGCTTATGGCCGGCGCTGTTGTTTCCGGTTCCATGTTTGGGCAGATCTTCTCACCCATGTCCGACATGTGTAATCTGGCATCCTCAGTGAACCGTGTCAGCGTTTATTCCACACTGAAGGGCACCGCTATTGTCGTGTTCCCAACAGCTGCGATCGCCACCGTTGCCTATATTTTCCTTGGCATGTCGTACAGCACAGGCACTGCAACAGCTGATACAGCGCAGATGTTCTCAACTCAGATTGAGAGTCTGTTCAACACCAATCCAGTTGTCATCCTGCCGCTTCTGCTGTTGCTTGGGTGCAGTCTGAAACGCCTTCCAGTTGTTCCGTCCATGTTTGCCGCTGGTTTTCTGGCAATTCTGTTTGGCTACTTCTTCAACGGCTTCAACCTGATTGATGGCTTCAACGCTGGCTACAATGGCTTCAAACTGGACATGATCCCAGGTGCTGACATTGCTGCAATCGCGCCACAGGTAAAAAGCCTGGTTAATCGCGGCGGCTTGGACTCCATGGGCTGGATGTTCGTGCTGATGTTTGCTGCAATGACCTTCATTGGCGCATTTACTGCCGTTGGTTGTCTCGACGTGATCGTTGAAACACTGTTCGGCGGCGTTAAGAAAAAAGGTTCTCTGGTCCTAGCATCCGTGCTGGCCACTTTGACAACCGCGATCACCACCACAGAATCATACATCGCGGTTATTGTTCCAACCGAACTGTTCAGAGACAAATATAAGCAGTTCAACCTGCCGCGCGTGTCTCTCTCCGTTTCCACACTATCCGCTTCCGCCATCTTCATCCCGCTGATCCCTTGGGGCAGCACCGGTATCTACATGGCAGGCGTCACCGGAACCTCAGTTCTTTCCTACATCCCATTCGCGTTCCTATGCTGGGGTTGTGCCATCGTCACCGTTGTTTTTGGTTACCTGAATATTGGCCCAAAAACCGATGATGAGTTTGATGCAGCCGCTGAAAGCTTGGGACAAGAAGCACTTAGCAATGAGCCTGCAGAATGA
- a CDS encoding helix-turn-helix domain-containing protein — translation MREVQTLTDWRREFSRCHLPSSTNLVLHAISLFAAGVGEVCSPSVRDLAEHTSLSMPIVTKHLRNAERCGWLGIRKYGPLGEKLKRNEYMPKLPEMEVEGWT, via the coding sequence ATGCGTGAAGTCCAGACTCTCACAGACTGGCGGCGTGAGTTTTCGCGATGTCATCTGCCTTCCAGCACTAATCTGGTGTTGCACGCAATCAGTCTGTTTGCGGCGGGCGTTGGCGAAGTTTGCTCGCCTTCGGTTCGTGATCTTGCTGAGCACACCAGCCTGAGCATGCCGATTGTGACCAAGCATCTTAGAAATGCCGAGCGTTGTGGGTGGTTGGGAATTCGCAAGTATGGGCCCTTGGGAGAGAAGCTGAAGCGGAACGAGTACATGCCCAAGCTTCCAGAGATGGAAGTGGAGGGCTGGACATGA